From the Acidisarcina polymorpha genome, one window contains:
- a CDS encoding LolA family protein: MLKQIEEIRLTASATFGSDTAERSVVITMKRPNLMHTVTTSTTGKVVSGFDGTTAWAVDPQTGGAAPLVLEQSTASSLSSPQMDSTLGYLRAMVAGQTIQMIGNDEVNGSKVYHLRAKWSDGNAFDYYIDQNTFMIAKTSTQIQQAGAVQLIESYPTKYRKLNGVTLPYSLDVRVAGQSVFEMQIQQVELNPAIDAGLFNMPQPSGGK, encoded by the coding sequence GTGCTCAAGCAAATCGAAGAAATCCGATTGACGGCAAGTGCCACGTTTGGCTCCGATACGGCTGAGAGGTCTGTAGTCATCACGATGAAGCGACCAAATCTCATGCACACAGTGACTACTTCGACGACGGGGAAAGTTGTCTCCGGCTTTGATGGAACTACTGCTTGGGCCGTAGACCCTCAAACGGGGGGTGCCGCGCCCTTAGTCTTGGAGCAATCTACGGCTAGCAGTCTGTCTTCCCCCCAAATGGATTCTACCCTCGGATATCTGCGTGCAATGGTTGCTGGCCAAACGATACAAATGATAGGCAATGATGAAGTAAACGGCAGCAAGGTTTATCATTTAAGAGCTAAATGGTCCGACGGCAATGCTTTTGACTACTATATCGATCAAAACACCTTTATGATCGCGAAAACGTCGACTCAAATCCAGCAAGCGGGAGCTGTGCAGCTTATCGAGAGCTATCCCACCAAGTATCGAAAACTAAACGGTGTTACGCTGCCCTATTCGCTGGATGTGAGGGTTGCAGGCCAGTCCGTATTCGAGATGCAAATTCAGCAAGTCGAACTGAATCCAGCGATTGATGCCGGATTATTCAACATGCCACAGCCATCCGGGGGGAAGTAA
- a CDS encoding TonB-dependent receptor produces MMRSKLSAFLAMVFFAIALNAQNSSGSLRGLVQDSTGARVVAADIEVKMLASPSARQVSSDHRGEFRVEDLTPGSYRVSVSARGFADATADVSVAVSAIRDITVTLSSPSVRQTVGVQARGSSITEQPIDLASSVHQGIVTSQDLEGLPLPARNFANIAYLAPGTEPVEPSDPTKARITAVSTGGSSGLNNELSVDGGDNSDDYIGGFLQNFSPDTIQEFAIRTAQEDADTGGTTVGSVIITTKSGTNDWHGDTAFYERAAALNARYPIENPAPNPKQPFSRQNYVGTLGAPIRKDKLWFFVAFENVQENASISYSPASTTQFDALSTLASEGLIPGVTSIAVPPNAPIPFRDYFGSLRLDWAQSAKSQWYMRSSIDDYTTHNSLVQQGTLPSTGLLTHNNYLSMVVSNQFVFTPTLLGKFVFNASGLHLTQSRNSDLGYALAFPFSSTSLTVSGFETFGDNQFATPITFFPSERNQEKYQFRCDLSNARGRHAVNFGINFIHEPVLGGSFPGNTETLYQFRQNPTYYLNNPVQFTADQIAGASTSNLGGSFSQNIQRLAFYAQDSLRVTQKLTFNYGLRYSTTYGLFSGSGRSQLKNPGYLTLQALNIPLVSGTPHDDRRQIAPRLGIAYSPSGSGNTVIRAGFGLYFNDLAQNGWATAFQAAGAPAGSCFDPVANPGGQENAGCVPGGSSGGTANLIAPNYRTPYAIHFSGGSQHAFSANWALSADYIHEQGNHAYRAYSYTGGTNLFTPQLSVTDPDQATYVPDVNVFHSDNRSSYNGLLLHLQGNVTHRFTLIANYTLSKAQTWGCVLGELFDYVNGVCNPLDAFGPGDYGPSGEDVRQRFVLAGTWHAPGGIELSGLSQAESARPFTITTADNKERISINGDPTVLDQFRGTPYIQTDLRVARPVHLGDKWSVMPFIEFFNLFNRNNPGANYVTNIAALSVPSADAQSGNVTNICTNAACTTTAPISNPNQLRLAGGALGDFFGPGTTVGIPFAAQLGLRASF; encoded by the coding sequence ATGATGCGAAGTAAGCTTTCCGCCTTTCTAGCCATGGTGTTCTTCGCTATCGCTTTAAATGCACAGAACTCCAGTGGATCATTGCGCGGGCTGGTTCAGGACTCAACGGGAGCCCGAGTCGTCGCTGCAGACATCGAAGTTAAGATGCTGGCGTCTCCGTCAGCTCGGCAGGTCTCCTCAGATCATCGTGGAGAATTTCGAGTGGAAGACCTCACGCCGGGCTCATACCGTGTGAGCGTTTCAGCTCGCGGGTTTGCAGATGCTACTGCGGATGTGTCGGTTGCAGTCAGCGCGATCCGGGATATCACGGTTACGCTGAGTTCACCTTCGGTGCGTCAGACCGTAGGAGTGCAGGCCCGGGGCTCTTCGATTACGGAGCAGCCTATCGACCTTGCCAGCAGCGTTCACCAAGGTATCGTTACCAGCCAGGATCTCGAAGGACTACCACTCCCCGCGCGCAACTTTGCCAACATCGCCTATCTTGCTCCCGGAACCGAACCTGTCGAACCCTCCGACCCAACCAAGGCTCGTATCACCGCTGTTTCGACCGGCGGAAGCTCAGGCCTGAACAACGAGCTCTCCGTCGATGGCGGCGATAATTCAGATGACTATATCGGCGGCTTCCTGCAGAACTTCTCACCGGATACTATCCAGGAGTTTGCCATTCGGACCGCCCAGGAAGATGCGGATACAGGAGGTACCACCGTCGGCTCAGTGATCATCACGACGAAGAGCGGCACAAATGATTGGCACGGAGATACCGCATTTTATGAAAGGGCCGCTGCTCTCAACGCCCGTTATCCGATCGAGAATCCCGCTCCGAACCCCAAGCAGCCGTTTTCGCGGCAAAACTACGTTGGAACTCTCGGCGCCCCAATCAGGAAAGACAAGCTTTGGTTCTTTGTCGCTTTTGAAAATGTGCAGGAGAACGCCAGTATTTCCTATAGCCCAGCAAGTACTACGCAATTTGATGCGCTGTCGACGCTGGCGTCGGAAGGACTGATTCCCGGAGTGACTTCGATTGCTGTGCCGCCGAATGCCCCCATTCCGTTCCGCGATTATTTCGGCTCACTGCGCCTCGATTGGGCTCAGTCGGCGAAGTCCCAATGGTATATGCGGAGTTCGATCGACGACTACACAACACACAATTCCCTCGTGCAGCAGGGCACATTGCCCTCAACGGGATTGCTTACGCACAACAACTACTTGAGCATGGTGGTCAGCAATCAATTCGTCTTTACCCCGACGCTGCTGGGGAAATTCGTCTTCAACGCCAGCGGATTGCACCTGACGCAATCGCGCAATTCCGATCTGGGCTACGCGCTGGCCTTTCCCTTCAGTTCCACATCCTTGACTGTGTCGGGCTTTGAAACCTTCGGCGACAATCAATTCGCGACACCGATCACCTTCTTTCCCTCGGAGCGCAACCAGGAGAAGTATCAGTTCCGGTGCGATCTCAGCAATGCGCGTGGCCGCCACGCGGTGAACTTTGGCATCAACTTCATTCATGAGCCGGTACTCGGCGGCTCCTTTCCGGGGAACACGGAGACGCTCTACCAGTTCCGGCAGAATCCGACCTATTACCTCAACAATCCGGTGCAATTCACGGCCGACCAGATTGCCGGAGCCTCCACGTCAAACCTGGGCGGCAGCTTCTCGCAGAACATACAGCGCCTGGCGTTCTATGCACAGGATTCCTTGCGTGTAACGCAGAAACTCACCTTCAACTATGGGCTGCGATACTCCACCACCTACGGTCTCTTTTCAGGATCGGGCCGAAGCCAGTTGAAAAACCCTGGGTACCTCACACTCCAGGCGCTGAACATTCCACTCGTGAGCGGAACTCCACACGACGATCGCAGGCAGATAGCACCGCGTCTCGGCATCGCGTATTCCCCCAGCGGCAGCGGGAATACCGTGATCCGTGCGGGGTTCGGACTGTACTTCAATGATCTGGCGCAAAATGGCTGGGCCACGGCATTTCAGGCTGCAGGCGCGCCCGCTGGTTCTTGCTTCGATCCGGTTGCGAATCCTGGTGGCCAGGAAAATGCCGGGTGTGTCCCCGGTGGATCCTCGGGTGGAACAGCCAATCTGATTGCTCCCAATTATCGAACACCGTACGCGATCCACTTCTCTGGGGGCAGTCAACATGCGTTCAGCGCGAATTGGGCGCTAAGTGCTGACTACATCCACGAACAAGGCAACCACGCTTATCGTGCTTATAGCTACACCGGCGGCACGAACCTGTTTACGCCGCAACTTTCGGTCACAGACCCCGATCAGGCAACCTATGTACCGGATGTCAATGTCTTTCACTCCGACAACCGCTCCAGCTATAACGGCCTGCTCCTGCACCTGCAGGGCAACGTGACGCACCGGTTCACTCTGATTGCGAATTACACCCTGTCGAAAGCGCAGACATGGGGCTGCGTGCTCGGCGAGCTCTTTGATTACGTCAACGGCGTCTGCAATCCGCTCGATGCCTTTGGTCCAGGCGATTATGGCCCATCGGGTGAAGACGTCCGCCAGCGCTTTGTGCTGGCCGGCACGTGGCATGCGCCGGGAGGTATCGAGCTTAGCGGGCTATCACAGGCAGAAAGCGCGCGCCCTTTCACGATTACCACAGCGGACAATAAGGAGCGCATCTCGATCAACGGAGATCCTACTGTGCTGGACCAGTTCCGCGGAACTCCATACATCCAGACGGACCTGCGCGTCGCACGTCCTGTCCACCTGGGCGACAAGTGGTCCGTAATGCCATTCATCGAGTTCTTCAATCTCTTCAATCGCAACAATCCGGGCGCAAATTATGTAACGAACATAGCTGCGCTTTCCGTCCCATCTGCGGATGCGCAATCAGGGAATGTCACGAATATCTGCACGAACGCAGCTTGCACGACGACAGCCCCCATCAGCAATCCGAATCAGCTGCGTCTGGCCGGCGGAGCACTAGGAGACTTCTTCGGCCCTGGCACGACCGTGGGAATTCCGTTCGCGGCCCAATTGGGTCTCAGAGCTAGCTTTTGA
- a CDS encoding helix-turn-helix domain-containing protein translates to MFMELIVSQHLYPYLSNANEKALYARAVDGNAGYSDTVYSAFLSYAESPRSENPRAAPERGHSQEAFADVSGFHRTFMGTVERGESNVSFTNMAKIAAALKVPLQSWLPASMSSHG, encoded by the coding sequence ATGTTCATGGAGCTCATTGTCAGCCAACATCTCTATCCGTATTTATCAAATGCGAATGAAAAAGCTCTCTACGCGCGTGCTGTAGACGGAAACGCTGGCTATTCCGACACCGTATATAGTGCCTTCCTCTCCTATGCTGAAAGCCCTCGGTCAGAGAATCCGCGAGCTGCGCCGGAACGCGGCCATTCGCAGGAAGCTTTTGCCGACGTGTCCGGCTTTCATCGCACCTTTATGGGCACAGTCGAACGCGGCGAAAGCAATGTTAGCTTCACGAACATGGCTAAGATCGCCGCTGCCCTGAAAGTGCCCCTACAGAGTTGGTTGCCAGCATCGATGTCGAGCCATGGATAA